The DNA region ttttaatattatttttaatttaatattttttatttagCAATTAAGTATCATAAAAGTAAATACAGCTATAAATGATGATAGCACTACTTTGTAAAAATTGTATCATTTATACATTTTTCTCAATTTCAATAAATAAGTCAATAAAGTctattattttaaaataataaaaataatattatatattatatttagGGTAATGTTAAGATGTACCTTAAAAATTGATgttaaaaattaaataaaaaatattatctTAAAAATTGTGCATCGAATCTTATCCTAAAAATTGTGTATCCTAAAAATCCATACTAGTATGTTTTTTAACATTATTATACTAGTATTTAATaacatcatattatgcatatgAAATGAAAATTTAAACCAAGGCACTAGAAATAAATGACATAAAATTAATTGTAGATTGTTGGTTGTAACTGGGAAGGGTACCCATGTAATCATCATAATATATCttgtttattaaaaaaataaaaaataatcgTAAATTGTGATGATATTATAATGTCATTAATATTGGATTGAAATATACAGTTCTACACCACCAAAGTGTTACtaagaagaagaaaaaagtgAGATATTCAATTAGCCTTAGTCCTAGAACTAAGAAAAAAAGCAAGATTTCCAAATCTTACAAAATTGAAAATCCAAAACATAGTCACAACAATTTCAAAACATGCAATTAATTTCACTAAGATTAACTTTCTCTTGACAAGCACCATCATCTAGAAGCCATTTCTCAAGCAAAGAGAATGGCATAATTTCACTATCACCAATTTGAGGTTTGCTCTCATCTTGAAAAAGTGTAGTAGAATCTGAATTTGAAGAATCAAAATCCTCATAACCAAACAAAGACTCAAAATTCTCAGAAATTGTTGATGACCCTTTTTCAATCCCTTCACTAGAAGCACTTGTTTCATAATTTTGCATCACTTTTGTGTTATTACCATTTGACCCTTTTGGTTTATTTTTCATCCAACCTTTCAACAACCTAGCTATGTTGTCAGCACTTGAAGCATAACACAaagattgtgtttgtgtttgtgttggttTTGTTGAACAAAAAGAAGCTTCATTAGAAAAGCTAGATTCAAGAGGTGAACATAAGTTGGTAGAAGTGGTTTTTTCTGGTGAAAGAGCTTCACTAAGTGCTTTTTTGGCCAT from Lathyrus oleraceus cultivar Zhongwan6 chromosome 1, CAAS_Psat_ZW6_1.0, whole genome shotgun sequence includes:
- the LOC127122202 gene encoding myb-related protein 306, which translates into the protein MVRPPCCDKEGVKKGPWTPEEDIILVSYIQEHGPGNWKAVPTNTGLLRCSKSCRLRWTNYLRPGIKRGNFTDQEEKMIIHLQALLGNRWAAIAAYLPQRTDNDIKNYWNTYLKKKLKKLETSTSSESCLGHDDFSVSQPIARGQWERRLQTNIHMAKKALSEALSPEKTTSTNLCSPLESSFSNEASFCSTKPTQTQTQSLCYASSADNIARLLKGWMKNKPKGSNGNNTKVMQNYETSASSEGIEKGSSTISENFESLFGYEDFDSSNSDSTTLFQDESKPQIGDSEIMPFSLLEKWLLDDGACQEKVNLSEINCMF